DNA sequence from the Armigeres subalbatus isolate Guangzhou_Male chromosome 1, GZ_Asu_2, whole genome shotgun sequence genome:
ctcttcctggatttcctggagattcggagccggaagtcgtatgtcctgcgctcGTGCTCCCAGGTGCATTACCATACCGTCACCGTTggctgccacatcgccattcaggtgctcttcgtagtgctgccgccatctttggaccaaaaccaaaaccaaaacaaaaaatcaataaagagcaataaaaaatatgaagattTCCTtgacaaaatataaaaaagcaataaaactgacaATTTCTTTATAGATTATGGCAGCGTTTCTCGTTTATAAAAATTAGATCAACTTTATTGTTCTTTAAAACAAATGTGcaaattttctttcttcttactttttatggctctaatgattttttttttgtgtaaaaatttctgtttttttgCCGGAAATCTGGACATGATTGGATCCCAAACAAGCTCTCAtatcagaaattattttaatatttttcacattttaggAGAGGGTTACGGCCTCTGCCCAAGCCCTTGATCTTTGTAATAACCCCTAACTAACATGGTCACAAGCAGGCATGATCATGATCCATTTTGATCTCTGATACGCTCTGCGATCTAGTGATTACCACATATCAGGACAAACATTTTGGTATATGGTAAAAAATCCGGTCATCTGCAAAATCCTCCCATTCAAGGATATTTCAATTTCGGCTTGAATTTGAACTTTACGCAGTACTAATTAGTGATTAGGTGCTTTATTCTGTGATGTTTGGTGATTGCACTTCCGTTGGTATTTTTGATTGGTCTCGTTGATCAATACTCGGAACGAAAAACGATATAATTCCGCAGGCGATCAACAGTAATGAAGCTACACCAAATGTCAATTCACAGTGCTTTTCCAACAAGATGCCTAGGAGATTTGATCCAAACGCACTTCCCAATCGACCGATCATCAGCGATATGCAAACAGCCATTGTTctacaatttgaaaaaaaaactaataattcCACATATGTAACAGTTTTTATAGAGTGGATCCTCATGAGATTAATAATGAGTGAAGGAAGTTAGTTATACACTTGGTGGATGTTTCAAACCACTTCACATAAATTATTAATTTCTTCAATGTTGATTATCCGTATTTTACCTTAGGTTCGTCGGGTATAGATCCGTTATAATCGCACTCATCATGATTGCCGTGTATCCACTGCACAGAAACACCGTGTAAATGCACATGACCACTGCCGACGAGTCGACAAAGAACAAAAGCTGGCCTGCCATACCACAGGTCACAAAAACAAACACCAACAGCGGTAATCTCCCGAAGAAGTTAATGGTCGTTGCGATGACCGCAAATCCCACAGCATAGATTGATCCCAAAGCTATCGAAAGTCGTAACCCGCTCGGTTTCATCGTTTGTATGGCTTCATTACTCTCCTCTGCAGCCATCGCCAAGGTTCCATAATGTTTCAAGAGTTGACACATGGTTGCTTTTCGGATTCCGGTTTCATCCACGGCTACCATCTGGTTGACGATCTCTGGGAAAAACATGAACATTCCTTGTGACACCATGTACGACACGAACTGAAGAATGCAGATAACTGTCGTCTTCCGAAGATGTGGGCTCATGAAAAGTGGGACTGTCTGGTTCCACACCATTCTGATAAAGGCTAGGAAGCCCCTGGTGTTCTTCAATAAAATCCTTCTCTCACGTTCCATTTGGTCTTCTTGGCTCTCCCGAAGAGAATCGAAACGAAGTGGAACTGTTTTCTTACCGAAAGTATTAATTCTGTGCATCCAATGAATAGCTTCAATTGCACGATTGGATTCACCTTGACTAAAGGAAAATTTTGGACTCTCCGGCAATTTCAGTAGTATTAATGCACATACCAGTCCTGGTAGACTGCAAACAATAAAATACATTCGATATGGCCTGTAAACCATACCCAGAAGGGGGATTGGTAGCTCCCACTCTTGACTTATTACGATGTAGGCCAATCCAGGAAGTATAATACTGCCCGCTGCAAATACTATGGACGCTCCCATAATCGCTCGGAATCCATTTTTGCGATCATGAAACTCGTTCAGATAAGCATAGCTGGCAGACGATGGTCCTGCAATGCTGGAAAACGGGTTTGAGTATAGATTTACGTGAAGGCAAATTCATCGGCTTACAAAACTCCAACCATGAATCGCATGAATACAATGACCCAAAAATTGGCTAAAAAGCTGGAAATAAGACTAATAGTGAAGGTAATAAACAATGTTGGGATCATGATTTTTCGCCGACCGTAGGTGTCGGCCAAGAATCCCCACATATGAGAACTAACGATAACTCCAGCAAATCCTATTGCACTTAGTATTCCTTTTTCCTTGGTGGTAATTTTCATATCATGTCCGATAAACGAAATAATATAGCCAATTCCGAATATTTCCAGCAGATATGCAGCCAGGATGGTTCCAGAAACCAACATTAGAACTACATTGCATATTCCGAATTCTGAAACATATGCGTTGTAGTTTGGTTAGAAACAAACTGCAGTGTTTTATTATACTTGCCATCGCCAGAGCTTCATCAATGGATATGTCCGTCGGTTTGGGAGCTGTAATTCCTACAAGAATGAAAATTTAGTATCTAGACGGAACTGATAGTATCAGAAGTATACCAGGTCCCTTATTTTCAACGATCTCCATCGTTGCGAGTATAGTTTTTACTTAATGTAGTACAACATGGGCGAAATATTCACCTGCACCCGTTCAGGAAAAACATTGAAATGGGAGAAAACACTTCACCCAGTAGTTATATCGCGGGAATCAATTAGTTCCACTTTATATTTTCCGCATTACATGTGACAAACGCCAGCACGTGCACGTGTAATTTACGATAACAACCTCGTACTTATGAGATTGTTTGTACAATACTCATAAAACTCGATCATAAAAAATTGATGGGAAAATGAACTCTCTAGAACTATGAAAGCTCAGAGGAACTTGCCCTGTTTTTCAACTCTACAACATGCTTGTTCTATAAGCATTTTTGCACATTAGATGAACTGATTACAATCACACTattttggcattcagattgaaATCACGATTttcattagtatagcgacacgATATACAGAATAGCGACAGATATGTGACGTTCTTGAGTGCAgttcgtcagatctacaatcatgtGGAAGTGTCTCAAACTAAGCCTCAAAATCAATTATCCGTTACATTACTTGACAAGTTATGATAACCTGAACTCATGAACGTTTTGGATAGCCTTGAATGCCTTGGAATACAAAATAATAGATCTCACATATCTTGACAGGCAGCTAAGGGTCTGTTGAGGAGAATATTTCGCAAAAACTGCAATATCACTATGGGTCCACTGAGAATTGTCACATGAATCATTTTATATCTGTGAACATTTTGATGTGCATATTACCTTTATCTTCTATAGTAGAATTCAAGACCTGAACTCATGAATGTTTTGAATGAATAGGAATGCCCTTAATAGTATCCTCTACAAAAAATATTGCTTATATATGTCAACAGTTTCTTGTGATATTCTTCTCTTCTATCTGGCACGTTATGGTATATCACGTGGCAAGACTTGAAGGAAGCActgcccaagtaaccattaggcCGTAAAAATTGGCACTAATTCGCCTCTATAATCCAATAAAGAACATGTATTACAGATCCTAAAAAACTAGCCCATTCAAATGCTGCTTAAAATCCACTTTTGGCTGATTATTCGGGTGATATACTGCCTGCCCCCACTTTCATGATAATGATACCCATGGCAGAGACGTTTCAGTGAGAGAGATGTTTCTactgcattttttttctttcttcctgacACCAACTGTAATCCTTCGCGTGCCAGACCATCGATGCTTTCTCATTTTCTCTTCTTCTCTTATTATTGAGATTGCTGACGTCTAATCGCCTTCCTCTTTCTAGCGCATTGACAGGATagaatttgttttcatcgggaatcgTTTTCCtatgaaaacaaaccctatccTTCCTATATGCTTGAAGGAGAAAGATGATTAGACGTCtattagttttgctttgtaagCTCAAACGGCACTGGTCTGGACTCGAACTACATGGTGTGGGTTGAAGGCTGTTTGGTAGGCGTTTTCCGGGTGATCCATCTTAACTCCGGTGAAATTTTTGATAGATAGCAGCTCTTGAAGCAGAAGGTTAACTAAAAGTATGTTTACTTTAAAGTGTCTGTAGATATAtcttttttatttgcattttgtTTACTTCGCAGTGTCTTATGGTAACGAGTCGAGTCAGAAGAAGCCGACATCAGCTGCATTGATGCAAGCCATACAGCTGCAAGATTCTAACGTTGAAAGGGTTCCAGAGAAATAGATGCTTCGAGGCAGACGGAGCCAAATGAATCTGTGGACGGGAATGACAGTCTCAACACAAACATAAATAAATGCGTAGTGTTGATTTCACACGTAAGCGGATGCGTTGAGTCTCAAACAATGTCAACCGGGAGCAGTGACGAATGACCTGTCCAGCGCTTAGCTGGCTAAAATCACGTTTCAACCCATAAAAAGTGTAGCCGATTTCGAAACCTTGGAGGATCGCTGTCGAGATGAAAGATTCGTGAAGGCAGCAGTTGCGGCAATGGGAAATATTCATGGTCGGCATCGATATACGGGACAAGGAGCAACGGTTAGTCTTCGCATGATTGACTATTTTTTAGCCTGCGAATTTCTTCTCAAGTGCTCGTGGACAGGTGCCAGTCGCACTTCGAGTAGTCAGTGAGAAGACCAAGTGACAAAAAATCGCATTCATGAAATACGACAAAACTATCGATTTGTTTTTTCAAACAGTGCACCATTCTGATCCAATCTGCCGTGattcgcatatctgtcccatttttgctgggtttcctattcatatgggacaaatatgcgattcacggcagcaaTCTACACGTCAGATGAATGCAAAGCCTTTTTCCATCGCTGCTTGAAGAACGCACAACAAAGATTCGCAGAAGTGACTGGCACTAGAAAGCCAGTTTCACGGAAGCGAAAGCGGTTGTTTGAAAATCATCTTGGTGAGGAGGACAAGGAATTTGCCAGCGTCAGTGTTCCAGGAACATCAGAGGAGGCTGCCGGAAGCACTTCGGATTTCATCGAGGAAGACAGAAGGTAACCGGAAGAAATTACCTTAAACGCGTCATGACATGTGGAGTTTCTGGAAGTTGAGGAAAACGAGGAGAACCTTCAACCGCTGAACTCCGACCTGAAATTTGAGATGTCAGACTGCGAAAACATACAGTTGTGtagaattttaaattgtttttcttttttgttcaaaaagtacgttttccttTGGTTTTTTATCATTGCAATATTTTTTGCTATGTcatccaaaaccaaaccaaaatagTAATATCAGTCAGGGAAAACCAAAATCTTTTTGTTGACAACATGTTTTGTACAGATCTATTTGTCGAACtcatttgtgtttttttttcaggtaaaGTTTGATGGAGAGGTATAAAAACAGTTTCTTTTtctcatgggttcgagtcccatcgaagggaaagtggttacctccaatacattttccaaatcaatatcttccacataacgtacatattcacatatgagttttcataacattgtaaattaacgtccaagtcggatggtttaatccccggaaataggcaattacctttgattgaactgaacttgagttgcgtgctcttgcctacgcaatgcggtcgggtctgagcttgacgaccgactggcaaatgctaacacaacctcacttgatcagtaccgttgctgatgaagaatgtgtatagccgccagacattctaaatactcacgctcctctaatgtggacgtgtacaatacacatgtggaagtattggcttgagaaatggattgcgagtgatttgactatgcgtccaatttgggaatctcgagctcgttcagtagccgctaggttgcgaaggccgacggaggtccttcgtagcttagttggttaaagcaccagtctagcgtactgtagggtcatgggttcgagtcccatcgaagggaaagtggttacctccaatacattttccaaatcaatatcttccacataacgtacatattcacatatgagttttcataacattgtaaattaacgtccaagtcgggtggtttaatccccggaaataggcaattacctttgattgaacagtttctttgtaaatttctaTTGCAACTAATTGACACAAAATGCTTTGGAATGGATGAAGTTTAGGTGATCTGAAACTACTGTTTGAGTTTGTTCTGTAAACGTAAAAACATGCGACGGGAATGGGTTTTTGATATTCAtaattatgtcgaattcgtttttaaacctgggtcagtgccaacccgaaccctgaataaaaaaacattttcagttccatctgtcattcgatatgttggtgtgcgtagcatcgtgtttgttttgatttgaaacatatgatccaggacatcaagtgcactggcagtgggttggccttgactaatcagatgatgataattaaaaatgttttagtacgtgaactgatttttgcggataatggaatttgtatttgtatttaattatattctataatcccgtgcacatttttataccaagaattccgtatagaaaTCATGTAAAGGcagattttctattctacaagaattcatctaataaatcatattgaaattccaatcactatttctgcaaaagcttttttttggaaaacactcagaagcatgtaataaaaattctccaggatacGCTATTTTTTTCCTCGCCACCCCTCCtgttaaaggtagcctcacacctcgggaatattttccgccggattttgggccccgtgcattttcaatgggattttgattttccgttcccaaatcctgaaaacatatgtaaaaatacagagggaaaatccgcggaccaaattcccgaggtgtgaagctaccttaatgctaggagttccttctgaaattccttatcTTTCAATAGTCCAACATGGAAAACATAACAACgttttgctccggaagttccttcaggaattcccccgcaGGTTTCATCTCTACATGTTCCTTGAGGAaatcctacgaaagttccttgaGGATTTTTTCCATGAAgcattcctcagaaagttctttgaaggattcatccgaaagttcctgcagcatttcctccggaagttccttcggaagttccttcgggatttcttccggaagttccttcagaaattcctcattAACTTCCTCAGGAGGatccaccaggaactcctctggaagttccttcaggaatttctccgatagtttattaaggaattcctccattaattcatccagaaatttcttcgaaaaactgcctgcttcctggaggagcttccgtaagaatttctgTTTTAGCTTCCGGTGAAACTCGTGAAggacttccaggggaattccttgaggatttcttggaagaacttccggtagaactcctccaagaacttccggaagagctcctccatttcctaaggaattcctcaaggaacttacggaataattcttcaaggaacttccagaggaattcctcaaggaacttccggaggaattcttcaaggaatttccggagaaattcttctaggaatttccggaggaattcttcaaggaatttccggaggaattccttaatgaccttccgaaggaattcctcaataatcttccagaggagttcctaaaggatcttccggagggattcctcaaggaacttccggaggaattcctcaaggaacttccggaggaattcctcaaggaagattccggagcaatttcttaaagaccttctggaggaatttctcaatAAACTCCCAGAGGAGTTCCTaaagaatcttccggaggaattcctcaaggaacttccggaggaattccttaaagaccttctggaggaataaacttccagaggagttcctacaggatcttccggaggaattcctcaaggaacttccggaggaattcttcaaggaacttccggaggaattcctccaaattaattcctggagcaactttcagaggaaatcctggaacagtattcaaagatattcctagaagatttccaaaggaattcatctcgaagggatctcttggaaaaaaatatggaggaatacctgaaagatatcgcgaatgaatgcatacaagaattcaagaaagaattattggaattgaattctgaaacgcacgaaagagtttttggaagaatttcaaaagaaatactGCATATTATTTAAGAAACTCATTCCGGTATTCCTCAAGAATTATATTCGGTtttcctcaaatatatttttctgacaattcttagcAGATTTTGTGAACaggtttcaaggggaattcccaaattaatttcatccaccgacctaatttaggacacaatctgtgagcaaaccctgaatgaacttataaatattttccctaacaattatttttaaaactgagcTAGACAACAGTTCCGGattaatttcaatcaaaactacaataacaaatataacaaaattcccggaaaaaaatttcaacgcgcattttatttgaataacagacagttttgtttttcccttctgctcgtttattccgcccagtccctGGGATCGAAGTAGGTTGCGCTACAAAGTGGACGCGAAAATTTTCCGTCCGTCATTTTTTTGGACAAATTatagatttgattttttaagtTTACCCTTCAAATACCTGTGAAGTTATCCTTTGCTGTGTTGCAGTTTCTACCCGTTCGGTCGCCAGCAGTCGAATCACGAGACGACATCGATCGATTGAGAACATTCGTTCCTGGGGACTCTTGTGCTGTCCTGCCAATATGGTCAGCCATTCAGTTGCACGTGAGTTGAGTGATGTTGGGGTTTGATGAGGTAGGTACATATAGAGAAAATATCTATTTGGGCAACACCTTTGTTCCCGCGCCTAATCAAGTCACCAGTCACATTTCTACCCAATAATTTAAATATGCTGATACGTGTGACAGAGAAGTAAGGATTCGTACGGGAATGTGAGTGCTATACaaatattgcctgattttctcaaaattgcacgcggcgaacccctCATGAAatgtaccgccgcgctttctgcaccccgtttacttgattcttatgggtgaatagcattgcggtgtatcgtttggcgcggccgtacctttcgacagtcattcgccgcgtgaagttttgtgcaagtacccatttgggaacactacaaacgccgcgcagtgtatcatatccagaaaatctgacaatagaTCTTTCCACTTCCGTTCTTCG
Encoded proteins:
- the LOC134208937 gene encoding synaptic vesicle glycoprotein 2B-like, yielding MEIVENKGPGITAPKPTDISIDEALAMAKFGICNVVLMLVSGTILAAYLLEIFGIGYIISFIGHDMKITTKEKGILSAIGFAGVIVSSHMWGFLADTYGRRKIMIPTLFITFTISLISSFLANFWVIVFMRFMVGVFIAGPSSASYAYLNEFHDRKNGFRAIMGASIVFAAGSIILPGLAYIVISQEWELPIPLLGMVYRPYRMYFIVCSLPGLVCALILLKLPESPKFSFSQGESNRAIEAIHWMHRINTFGKKTVPLRFDSLRESQEDQMERERRILLKNTRGFLAFIRMVWNQTVPLFMSPHLRKTTVICILQFVSYMVSQGMFMFFPEIVNQMVAVDETGIRKATMCQLLKHYGTLAMAAEESNEAIQTMKPSGLRLSIALGSIYAVGFAVIATTINFFGRLPLLVFVFVTCGMAGQLLFFVDSSAVVMCIYTVFLCSGYTAIMMSAIITDLYPTNLRTMAVCISLMIGRLGSAFGSNLLGILLEKHCELTFGVASLLLIACGIISFFVPSIDQRDQSKIPTEVQSPNITE